The Cryptomeria japonica chromosome 2, Sugi_1.0, whole genome shotgun sequence region CAGGtaaatgttttatgtttgattgttttaatttttataatttgattgTTCGTATTAATTTTTGTTGTATATAGTTCATTATACATAGTACATACTTATCTCATTAAAATTATTTGTGACAGGTcaccttattggcaagaaatggttgatgcccttaccatttgtggggcggggttcaaagccccttctgagtttgatttgaggggacccattttgactgaattggtgaatgatgtgaagaaAGAATTGGGTGATCAACGCCAAAtctggagcactaaaggttgcaccatcatgactgatggttggacagacaggagaaatagaactctccttaattttcttgtttcttccgcaggtgattgattaattttagtttcatttaggcattaattttttatttttcatttaatgatttattgaatgatcattgatcttgctttatttttttatttcagggggcaccgttttcatcaagtctattgatgcctccgcccattgcaagaatgccacctacctatgtgagcaaatAGAGGAGGTGATTAATGAGGTGGGTGaagagaacgtggtacaggtggtgactgaCAATGcaccaaattatgttgctgcaggtaaacttttgattacaaactaattttgtttgcaaattaatttctattttgtaacctcattaattacaatgcaacaaattatgttgttgcaggcagactattgatggagaggcgcccatctatagtttggactctatgtgccgcccattgcattgacctcatgttagaGGATATTGGAAAACTTCCATGGGTCAAGACATGTGTAGAAAAGGCAAGAAATGTgttcaaatttgtatataatcattcattggtgttggctcttatgagacaatacacagagcataaggagttagctcgtccaggaatcacaagatttgccacaaacttcatcacattgcagtccatgcttcgtTGTAAGatggccttgagacgtatgattgttggtgaggagtggtcttcctcatcctatgctgccaccccagcagggaaagatatggcagactgcatttttgatgagcgaggcttttggagcccttgtgatgagatagtgaaggtaatttttttataaattctacaatttttatttaactttttgttttataacttattcatcatattctcttatttgctcatgttttaaattacacaatattttcaattttacagtttgttaagcccttggtggttttgttgcgagttgcggatggagaaaagcccgcaatgggctacatatatgagggcatggatagggcgaaagagggcatcaaatctatctatgtaggagatgagagcaagtatggtcccatttggcagatcattgataagagatggcatcatcagcttcataggcccatccatgcagcagcctattatTTGAATCCGACATTCCATTTTAGCCCTACTTTCAGGGCTGATGCGGAGGTCCTTGATGGGCTATACTCAGTCATGGAGAAGATGGCACCTGTTGGTTGTACTCAGACAGATCTTATgcgagagctacagttgttctcaaatgcacaaggggagaccttttctcgtcctatcgccaaagaaagtaggacaactatgatgccaggtaaaaataaattgtaaggcttaattttagttttattgtatattgttaaatgagtttatgagagactgattttatttatttttctcatttcaaactcagataattggtggagcttttttgaCCCAACGACACCAAatcttcagaagttggccattcgcatcttgagccaaccatgcagtgcatctggttgtgagcgcaattggagtatgtttgaacacatacactccaagaggcgcaatagattatccgtggagaagatgaatgatcttatctttgttcactacaacctccgcctgagaatgagaaagaatgcattagctgacatctctcctatcattctagatgaggttgatcctgaggCAGAGTGGGCCATTGAGACAGATCCTGTggctgtctttagtgatgatgacactgattggatcgaccaggtagatatagaggctgaggctgtagccatggcagaggaggagcagagagcacgagcagagagaggagattcagaggcagatggtGATAGTGACACAGATGGTGACAGCgacacagatgttcctgatgttggtgagcatggcatggtgtcacgaggAGCGGCTATGGCTGCCCAATCATTtatgacctaccttagacgccttcgtaggGGGCCGGGGCCTTCATCGGAGCCGACgtcggggccggagggtgcagacTCCTCTGCGCCATAGGCTTGTAGATGTATTTACCTTtgttatttgtatggaacatttgatgatgatcatatgatgacatggattttttattccatgagttttgtaatattgtatacatttgacaatatttatatatctatgtttgttatttccttcagctacaatttgcgtttatgcttatgtgacaGATCatagatgtatacttgtgtatgtattatgtaatgaaatgagccaagtttgatgatgttattgtgtcttattcaataaagggtgcatgaaacaagttttaaatcttaaaaaatctctaaattttttgagtttttcactttcccgagtccagccgagtctggagccgagtctgacgccgagtcccgagtccgagacCGATTTGgtcttgccgagtccgagccgagtccgagtcccgtttctttggtgccaaaaggttgtggccacttccaggcatgaatggtacgctttgaggaactcgaagTATGTCTCGActagacgtgaggttgccttggtggatgcacagagggctcgggaggagttgaccaccaggttggaggcaatagtagCATGAGACTTAGCTCAAcctacccaggagttggatgcggAGAGGGCAACacaggtggctatcgaggacaaattggctagggagacagtatcatttgagtagcagttggtggaggctgagactaaaaagcgtgttttgcagacaagtttggtttaggcacaggaggactgtgatgtcaaggaaaaaagaactccttgcggaagcaataatggtgacatccgcacttgagcatcggatggtaacAGAACAGGGTTTTCAGGtgaggacgcagcaggtgtataagttccaggctcgactggcgtcagcagttcctgcagttctctaccttggttctgtttaatgtcatctctattttgtattaagtcgtccggagacgacttcttttcttgggggggatgatgttgtcgagaataatcattatgttatgttgtcatgttgtcgtcggtaataatgagttacggcagtcagttagttagtcatcccgaagggcagttggacacgACGGTTAGtcacaccccttcgggtattatatattgcatacctttccttcttagtatcatcatgatagtcgtatctaggtgtaatgttataagcacttgatgtacatggattgttgaattaatacagaaactAGTTCTTTAAtaaatttccattatgttctgtgcaattactttctgcatttaatcgtttacccgtatatGGCAAACACAGACTAGGAAAGAGGAACGAGACAATACCCAAAAGCCAATATTCCTTCCTCCATGAGTTATGATCAAAATATGATTCAGCACATGGAAATGAGAGCCAAAACTCACATTTATAAAATCTCACTCAGAAATTAGGGCAACATAGAGATAATAAAATAACATTACAAGCCTTTTgaaatatttctttattttctcctcaagtGGACGTCCACCTTTTTGACAA contains the following coding sequences:
- the LOC131873661 gene encoding uncharacterized protein LOC131873661 — its product is MRQYTEHKELARPGITRFATNFITLQSMLRCKMALRRMIVGEEWSSSSYAATPAGKDMADCIFDERGFWSPCDEIVKFVKPLVVLLRVADGEKPAMGYIYEGMDRAKEGIKSIYVGDESKYGPIWQIIDKRWHHQLHRPIHAAAYYLNPTFHFSPTFRADAEVLDGLYSVMEKMAPVGCTQTDLMRELQLFSNAQGETFSRPIAKESRTTMMPGKNKL